A window of Saccopteryx leptura isolate mSacLep1 chromosome 5, mSacLep1_pri_phased_curated, whole genome shotgun sequence contains these coding sequences:
- the OTUD1 gene encoding OTU domain-containing protein 1: MQLYSSVCTHYPAGGPGPTAAAAAPPPSAAPFKVSVQPPPAAAGAPDFETGECQPAAAAEPREAASASAAKMPAFSSCFEMVSGAAAPSSAAAAGPPGGSCKPPLPPHYTSTAQITVRALGADRLLLHGHGPEPGAAAPAAQRSRCLLLAPAPGAPLPPRRGSSAWLLEELLRPDCPEPASLDSAREGPDRNFRLSEHRQALAAAKHRAPAPPPGSPEPSPGPWAEEHLAERSLRGWERASDRSGPPSRDEARRPGLEAEAPGIRGGEAAQSSGAAEAPVSSRSEARDEKLALYLAEVERQDKYLRQRNKYRFHIIPDGNCLYRAVSKTVYGDQSLHQELREQTVHYIADHLDHFSPLIEGDVGEFIIAAAQDGAWAGYPELLAMGQMLNVNIHLTTGGRLESPTVSTMIHYLGPEDSLRPSIWLSWLSNGHYDAVFDHSYPNPEYDNWCKQTQVQRKRDEELAKSMAISLSKMYIEQNACS, from the coding sequence ATGCAGCTCTACAGCAGCGTCTGCACCCACTACCCAGCCGGGGGGCCGGGACCcacggccgccgccgccgcgccccCGCCCTCCGCCGCGCCCTTCAAGGTCTCGGTGCAGcccccgccagccgccgccgGCGCGCCGGATTTCGAGACCGGCGAGTGCCAGCCCGCCGCGGCCGCCGAGCCCCGGGAAGCCGCCTCCGCCTCCGCAGCCAAGATGCCCGCCTTCTCCTCCTGCTTCGAGATGGTGTCCGGAGCTGCCGCGCCCTCctcggccgccgccgccggcccGCCCGGCGGGTCCTGCAAACCACCGCTGCCGCCGCACTACACGTCCACGGCGCAGATCACCGTGCGGGCCTTGGGCGCCGACCGGCTCCTGCTGCACGGGCACGGGCCGGAGCCCGGCGCCGCGGCGCCCGCCGCCCAGCGCAGCCGCTGCCTCCTGCTGGCCCCCGCGCCCGGCGCCCCGCTCCCTCCGCGCCGGGGCTCCTCGGCCTGGCTCCTGGAGGAGCTGCTGCGGCCCGACTGCCCCGAGCCCGCGAGCCTGGACTCGGCCCGGGAGGGCCCCGACCGAAACTTCCGACTGAGCGAGCACCGCCAGGCCCTGGCCGCCGCCAAGCACCGGGCTCCCGCGCCGCCCCCGGGGAGCCCCGAGCCCAGCCCCGGCCCGTGGGCCGAAGAGCACCTGGCAGAGAGGAGCCTCCGGGGCTGGGAGAGGGCCAGCGACCGCAGCGGCCCCCCCAGCAGGGACGAGGCGCGGCGGCCCGGCCTGGAGGCCGAAGCCCCCGGGATCCGGGGCGGCGAGGCCGCCCAGAGCAGCGGCGCTGCCGAGGCGCCTGTCAGCTCCAGGTCGGAGGCCAGAGACGAGAAACTGGCCCTGTACCTGGCGGAGGTGGAGAGGCAGGACAAGTACCTTCGCCAGAGGAATAAGTACCGATTCCACATCATTCCCGACGGCAACTGCCTCTACCGAGCGGTCAGCAAGACGGTGTACGGGGACCAGAGCCTGCACCAGGAACTGAGGGAACAGACGGTGCACTACATCGCCGACCATCTCGACCACTTTAGCCCCCTGATTGAGGGCGACGTCGGGGAGTTCATCATCGCTGCCGCTCAGGACGGGGCATGGGCCGGCTACCCGGAGTTGCTGGCCATGGGGCAGATGCTGAATGTGAACATACACTTAACTACTGGAGGGAGGTTGGAGAGCCCCACGGTGTCTACTATGATTCACTACTTGGGCCCGGAGGATTCCCTCAGGCCTAGTATTTGGCTCAGTTGGCTCAGTAATGGACATTATGATGCGGTGTTTGATCACTCCTATCCTAACCCAGAGTATGACAATTGGTGCAAACAGACTCAAGTGCAAAGAAAACGCGATGAAGAACTTGCCAAATCCATGGCCATATCCCTCTCCAAAATGTATATTGAACAAAATGCATGCTCTTGA